TTTTCATCCGTCTTCCCATGTGGTAGCCAGGTCCATGACTTCCCTCCTTTTGTTTGTGAGTAGGACAATTCTTCATCCCAGCTAATAGAGTTGTCCTGGCTCTGAGAAGTTCTCTCCTCTGCCACAGTGCGCTCTGGGACATTGAGACAGGGCAGCAGAAGACGGTGTTCCTGGGCCACACTGGAGACTGTATGAGCTTGGCAGTCTCCCCGGACTTCAAGCTGTTCATCTCTGGGGCCTGCGATGCTACTGCCAAACTGTGGGACGTGCGGGAGGGTACCTGCCGTCAGACCTTCTCAGGGCATGAGTCTGATATCAACGCCATCTGTGTACGTATGCCATCTGCATGGTGGGaggggaaacaaagaaaacGGAGGGTGGGCCAGCATGAAATAGTGTCTCAGGTCAAAGCTGAAAGAGGCTGTCACAGTGATGTGGGGAAGAAGGGTCTCAGAATGCAACCTGAAGCAGAGGGGCTGAGTTCACTGGTGTTTGGGGGCTGGTTCTTCCCAGGCACTGGGGCACCAAAGCATCTGCCATTCTCCAAACCCTGCCTGAACACAGCTAGTACACCATCGTTTGTGGAGCACAACACAAGTGCTGACGCAGCTTTGCTGGTAACAGCTGTTGGAAACCACAGCTCAGGCATGACCTAGGAGCCCTGACACAAGACACAAGTGAGGTAGCAGGAATACCCAATTTAGCTGAGGGTCTCAGTCAGCTTCAGCTTGTAGAGGTGGTAATTTACCATCACAGGGAGATCTTCTGAAGAGGAAGTCTTAATGTGAGACAGCAGAGAGACCTGGGAGCAAGCATCCCCAAGGATTCAAATCAGAGAGCTAGAAAGAGGTGGCAGGACAAGAAGTGTATCAGTTTAATCTCTTTCTGCTCATTAAATGAGTCTGCCAGCTTCCTGCAATGTACAGCTTTTCTCACTTGCCCCCTATGGCTATCCTGCCACTTACATGTTCTTCTGCCACACCTgttcctgaagattttttttctccctctgaggACTGCAGGCAAGACACACCTAGGAACCGTGTATGCGGAGGTTGGGCCATGAGGTTCAGACAGCCCAGTGAGCTGGAGGCTCTCATAGCCCTGAAACTTGCCAGAGCCCATCTGAGGGATAATGGGTGGATGCCTGCCAAGCCCCAAACTAGCCGATGGAGTTAAAAAGGCAATAATCCTTCCCCACGCACTGGGACATTTTGTAATAGTTCTAGCCCCTTGACCATTGGCTTTCCTAATGTGGAAAGGGTCTACTCGCTCTCAGGAGAAGCATCAGCTTCCAGCTTCAGGAGACTAAACTTTTAAGATCCATTGTCTTGTCTTACTGACAAGCCAGTCTGGCTTTCTGGTGGTTAGCAGAGGGGCGAAGATGTTGAGGAAATCTGTAAGACACAGAGGGATTAAAATACGGTGTGCTCTCCTCAGTTCTTCCCTAATGGTGAAGCCATCTGCACTGGCTCAGATGATGCCACCTGCCGCCTCTTTGACCTGCGGGCCGACCAGGAGCTCATAGTTTACTCTCACGAAAGCATCATCTGCGGAATCACGTCAGTCGCCTTCTCCCGCAGTGGGCGCCTCTTGCTTGCTGGATACGACGACTTCAACTGCAACATCTGGGACTCCCTGAAAGCAGAACGTGTGGGTGAGTGGCTCCTGGAGGCCCTTCTTTCATTCTCTGCAAGGTCTTCTAGCCCTTCCAGAGCAAGGAAAAGGCCTGAAAAGGCCCTCATTTTTCTAAAAGGGACACATCCTATACTAATCAAAGATCTGCAGTACTTCCTTGTGCTTAAAGAACACACCGTAAGTACTACAAACTATCTTAAGAATTGTTGGCTTTAAGATTAAGCAGGTCaagcctttaaaaaacatagcttcagaaaggaaatgagtATCAATATTCCTGTTAGCTAAACTACTCTCAAGCACCGTTATTTCACACTTTCTCCTAGCTTCTGCTGTTTGCCTGTTCCAGCTGCTCACAGTGCCACTTGGTGGCCAGGCACCAAGCTGAGCATGGACCTGAGCTTCCGTCCATCAACTGTGGATAGATATTCTGTGATGCTCATGCAAAAGGATACACCCAattaccatttttcttccaggtgtGGCTCCTAGCCTCTGCAAATTTATACCACAGCCCACCTTTTGATCTGCAACAGCATTGCTATTTCTCAGTTTTGTAGGACTATTTGATAATAGCTCTAGGGTGAAGTACGTAGCAGCACTCTCTCTAGCGCTGAGGATTCAGCTGGCTGGACCAAGAACATTGCTCTTTGGTGAGATCCCAAAGTTGTACGCCATGCACAAATGTTCTTCTGCATGCTTGTTTATATTAGCCCTGTACAGATTGTTAGCCATGTTATGCAGGGATAGACAACGTGATACACAGGGCAGTAGGTACACAGCCTGTGGTGAGCTCTGTCAAGCCCTTCACCTCTCCCAGCCCCATTTCTTCTGCtaatctttcttcttcccctcctgtcAGGAATCCTGTCTGGCCACGACAACAGGGTGAGCTGCCTGGGGGTGACAGCGGATGGCATGGCTGTTGCCACTGGCTCCTGGGACAGCTTCCTCAAGATCTGGAACTGAGGATgacaggagagaggaaaagagcagcGGAAGCACAGCCCATGGCAGAAAGCATCACCAGCTGAGCACAACAGAAACGCCTACTTGTCACTCCCGCTTGTCTCTACACACAGGTCACTTGTAGGGGGTCTCTTAGAGTGAAAGGAAGAGAGGTCAGGGGGTGGGGAAGCAGGAGCACACACACTGGCTCTTCTCCCCACTTCTAAACAAGCCCAGCAGTTTCCAGCCTCTTGTAGGCTTGAAGACTGCAAAACACAACTGTTCTTTACATCTCAGGACTTTACAATGCAGTTCAGATCCCGTGTCTTCCTTCAGAGACCTCTACCCACACTTGACACCCATCCCTCTGAGGACCCCTTATCCAACACCTCTGTCTTTGACTTAACTACACCTAGCTTCTCCATGTGGTTGTCATGTCCCTGCAGACAGCCCCAGAGACACATGGGGTTGGAGATTTATATCATGCAACCTCTACCAAAAAGGTAGTATAAATTGGGCTCATTTTCCCTTGGGAAAACTTAGCTCAAGTCCTATCTATGCATAAATGGGGGAAAGGGTAGCCCTCAGACCTGCCAGAACCAGGGAAtgttatttattcttatttattgtttgcttcttgctgttccttctctttttggCTCATCCCTGTATTACGTGGTGACCCCCCTGTCTAACCAGTAGCCATCAGCCACTACTTCCAAGTCTGTTTTAGGTCTTTGTAACCCAGGCAAATAAAGAAAGCTGACGTAAGCACCACAGACTATGTTATTTCCAGGGTAGCAATGAGCTACTGCAAATAGAACTCTCCTCCTGTGAATACTGCCTACTGATCCTCTCCTGAGAGGATCTTATTCACAGGCATTCTTCTACCTCTAAGTCCATGGGGAAGGTGTTCACCTATGCTCTGGCTGAGAACAGTCAATTAGTCCCGATGTTTGCAAGCTATAGCTCCCCAGACCCCTCTGTAGTGCATGGACCATACCCTTCCCAGTAGTTTCAGCTCTACCATGGTTGTTATAGACAGGCAAAGCTGAGTATTAGAGCTAATGAAAGGCTGAACTATCAGTTCCTGAATCTTGGTCCGAGGATGAGATAGTGCACTGGGAAAGCAGGGTGCTCCAACTGTTCTATCAAGACAGAGTCACAGCAAGGgtttataaatttatttgttACAGGCAAGAACTGTACAGTCAATACAGCTAACATACAGAAAGCCAAAGCTTGTACTGTACATAGCACATGCAAGCTACAACAGAatgctttcccttccccccccccccgagagAGGTAAAAAGTGACAAGTCTGGAG
This is a stretch of genomic DNA from Cygnus atratus isolate AKBS03 ecotype Queensland, Australia chromosome 1, CAtr_DNAZoo_HiC_assembly, whole genome shotgun sequence. It encodes these proteins:
- the GNB3 gene encoding guanine nucleotide-binding protein G(I)/G(S)/G(T) subunit beta-3 → MGEMEQMKQEAEQLKKQIADARKACADTTLAQIVAGVEVVGRIQMRTRRTLRGHLAKIYAMHWSTDSKLLVSASQDGKLIVWDTYTTNKVHAIPLRSSWVMTCAYAPSGNFVACGGLDNMCSIYNLKTREGNVKVSRELSAHTGYLSCCRFLDDNNIVTSSGDTTCALWDIETGQQKTVFLGHTGDCMSLAVSPDFKLFISGACDATAKLWDVREGTCRQTFSGHESDINAICFFPNGEAICTGSDDATCRLFDLRADQELIVYSHESIICGITSVAFSRSGRLLLAGYDDFNCNIWDSLKAERVGILSGHDNRVSCLGVTADGMAVATGSWDSFLKIWN